One Brassica napus cultivar Da-Ae chromosome A5, Da-Ae, whole genome shotgun sequence DNA window includes the following coding sequences:
- the BNAA05G19540D gene encoding vascular-related unknown protein 1 isoform X1, with the protein MLVWVVIPPFSHMMSFSCNSYVQNHAPLDNHDDDVDIDHHASDHQEESGWTTYLEDFSKQYRNHREDSDHQDKSSCSLLGVSPSLVSDAATDAFSGKSFSVKFSAKLKFGKARTKKICEDDSLEDTASSPVNSPKVSQSEHIQTPPRKHDYYVSSSFVMRNTRGMEDHQIQIQEADGQNMSMRGNLREGNNINDNNMDLRSRGLCVVPISTLANFNGRF; encoded by the exons ATGTTAGTTTGGGTTGTAATTCCTCCTTTCTCCCACATGATGTCATTCTCTTGTAACTCTTATGTACAAAATCACGCCCCTTTAGATAATCACGATGATGATGTTGATATTGATCATCATGCTAGTGATCATCAAGAGGAGAGTGGATGGACAACTTATCTCGAAGATTTCTCAAAACAATACAGAAATCACCGCGAAGATAGCGATCATCAAGACAAGAGTTCGTGTTCGCTTCTTGGCGTCTCTCCTTCTCTGGTCTCAGATGCCGCCACTGATGCCTTTTCCGGCAAGAGTTTTTCAGTTAAATTTTCGGCGAAGTTGAAGTTTGGGAAAGCAAGAACCAAGAAGATTTGTGAGGATGATTCTTTGGAGGACACGGCTAGCTCTCCGGTTAATAGCCCTAAG GTCAGTCAGTCTGAACATATCCAGACGCCACCTAGAAAACATGACTACTATGTCTCTTCTAGTTTCGTTATG AGAAATACGAGAGGCATGGAGGATCATCAAATCCAAATCCAAGAAGCGGATGGACAAAATATGAGTATGAGGGGGAATCTCAGAGAAGGAAACAACATCAACGACAATAATATGGACTTGAGGAGTCGAGGATTATGCGTCGTCCCTATTTCCACGTTGGCTAACTTTAATGGTCGCTTCTGA
- the BNAA05G19540D gene encoding vascular-related unknown protein 1 isoform X2, translating into MLVWVVIPPFSHMMSFSCNSYVQNHAPLDNHDDDVDIDHHASDHQEESGWTTYLEDFSKQYRNHREDSDHQDKSSCSLLGVSPSLVSDAATDAFSGKSFSVKFSAKLKFGKARTKKICEDDSLEDTASSPVNSPKRNTRGMEDHQIQIQEADGQNMSMRGNLREGNNINDNNMDLRSRGLCVVPISTLANFNGRF; encoded by the exons ATGTTAGTTTGGGTTGTAATTCCTCCTTTCTCCCACATGATGTCATTCTCTTGTAACTCTTATGTACAAAATCACGCCCCTTTAGATAATCACGATGATGATGTTGATATTGATCATCATGCTAGTGATCATCAAGAGGAGAGTGGATGGACAACTTATCTCGAAGATTTCTCAAAACAATACAGAAATCACCGCGAAGATAGCGATCATCAAGACAAGAGTTCGTGTTCGCTTCTTGGCGTCTCTCCTTCTCTGGTCTCAGATGCCGCCACTGATGCCTTTTCCGGCAAGAGTTTTTCAGTTAAATTTTCGGCGAAGTTGAAGTTTGGGAAAGCAAGAACCAAGAAGATTTGTGAGGATGATTCTTTGGAGGACACGGCTAGCTCTCCGGTTAATAGCCCTAAG AGAAATACGAGAGGCATGGAGGATCATCAAATCCAAATCCAAGAAGCGGATGGACAAAATATGAGTATGAGGGGGAATCTCAGAGAAGGAAACAACATCAACGACAATAATATGGACTTGAGGAGTCGAGGATTATGCGTCGTCCCTATTTCCACGTTGGCTAACTTTAATGGTCGCTTCTGA
- the LOC106445987 gene encoding septum-promoting GTP-binding protein 1-like has product MAQSCLKIVRLNNLKNRVNRRILILRRFTRLLWSRIVACAPRKSRRYLLLSRAATPSPSVSRPQPPPITSLDASGGEAVRRISVREHDNIHRRSDSDLVSLKISLLGDPEIGKTCFLAKYVGEDKEVEMRILDKGISCTDKMLSMGGARISYSIWELEGAERSRDLIPTACKDSVAILFMFDLTSRCTLNSVISWYQQARMSNQTAIPVMVGTKFDEFIQLPIDLQWTIASQARTYAKALNATLFFSSASYNINVNKIFKFVTAKLFDLPWTVERNLTIGEPLIDF; this is encoded by the exons ATGGCTCAGTCCTGTCTTAAGATCGTTCGACTAAACAATCTCAAGAACAGAGTGAACCGTCGGATTTTGATTCTCCGTCGATTCACGCGTCTTCTCTGGAGCAGAATCGTCGCTTGCGCTCCCAGAAAATCACGGAGATATCTTTTGCTGTCACGCGCCGCCACTCCTTCTCCCTCTGTCTCTCGTCCTCAACCTCCTCCGATCACCTCCCTTGATGCCTCTGGCGGTGAGGCCGTACGCCGCATATCGGTACGCGAACACGATAATATTCACCGGAGATCGGATTCTGATCTGGTTTCTCTCAAAATCAGCCTCTTAGGAGATCCCGAGATCGGAAAAACTTGCTTCCTG GCCAAATATGTTGGTGAAGATAAAGAAGTTGAAATGAGAATATTGGACAAAGGGATCAGTTGTACGGACAAGATGTTATCCATGGGAGGTGCTCGCATCTCCTACAGTATCTGGGAACTAGAAG GAGCTGAGAGATCACGGGATCTAATACCCACAGCTTGCAAGGACTCTGTAGCTATTCTCTTCATGTTCGATCTAACTAGTCGTTGCACACTTAACAG TGTAATCAGCTGGTATCAACAAGCTAGAATGTCTAATCAG ACGGCGATTCCAGTTATGGTAGGAACCAAATTtgatgagttcattcagcttcCTATTGATCTTCAATGGACTATTGCTAGCCAGGCGAGAACCTACGCGAAGGCGCTAAACGCGACGCTCTTCTTCTCGAGTGCTTCATACAACATAAACGTAAATAAGATCTTCAAGTTTGTCACGGCGAAGCTCTTCGACTTACCATGGACTGTGGAGCGGAATCTCACCATTGGTGAACCACTCATTGACTTCTAG
- the LOC125608657 gene encoding uncharacterized protein LOC125608657, with protein sequence MSSSSSDEVDEAIEEMVDQVVDNYIDSIVEVQANKPKRRAYIDIDQEQGHNQLWNDYFKENPTYPPEMFRRRFRMNKPLFLRKRISNEVPYFQQRRNAHGRNGLSALQKCTNCLEMSIYENLLSRIFNDYSMLERYGGFRG encoded by the exons atgtcttcctcatcaagtgaTGAAGTTGATGAAGCTATAGAAGAAATGGTCGACCAAGTAGTTGATAATTACATCGACTCAATAGTTGAGGTTCAAGCCAACAAGCCGAAAAGACGAGCTTATATCGACATAGATCAGGAACAAGGACACAATCAactatggaatgattatttcaagGAAAATCCTACATACCCACCGGAAATGTTTAGGAggcgttttcgaatgaacaagccattgttccttCGCAAACGTATAAGTAATGAAGTTCCATACTTTCAGCAAAGACGAAATGCTCACGGAAGGAACGGGCTAtctgcacttcaaaagtgtacg AattgtttggagatgagtatctacgaaaACCTACTGTCgaggatcttcaacgattaCTCGATGTTGGAGAGGTACGGGGGTTTCCGGGGATGA